From the Lathyrus oleraceus cultivar Zhongwan6 chromosome 3, CAAS_Psat_ZW6_1.0, whole genome shotgun sequence genome, the window ATCTTTTCTTCGATGTTTTTGCATCAAGTCGCATCATTGCTTTCTGCATAGATCACACTGCAAAATTTCTAACTTACGCTATCAAAGTTTTCTCCCAAATTCACAATCCCAATCTCTTCATTTTCAATGCATTGATCCGCGGTTGTTCCATTAGCGAAAACCCTGAAAATTCATTTCACTATTACATTCAATCACAGCGCATTGGTCTCTTACCTGATAACATCACCCACCCTTTTTTGGCTAAAGCATGTGCTCAACTTGAGTCTTTTACAATGGGTACACAAGTTCATGGTCAAATAGTTAAGCATGGTTTTCAACGTGATTTCTATGTTCAACATTCTCTTGTTTATATGTATGCTTCTCTGTGTGATTTAAAGTCTGCAAGGTGCGTTTTTAAGAGGATGGGTCGATTTGATGTTGCTTCATGGACTTGTATGATTAAGGGCTATCATAAATGTGGTGATGTTGAGTCTGCACGTGAACTGTTTGATAGAATGCCTGAGAAGAATTTGGTGACTTGGAGTACTATGATTAGTGGTTATTCGCGGAATAGTCGTTTTGATAAAGCGGTTGAGATGTTTGAGATTCTTCAGGCTGATGGGGTGGTGGCTAATGAGGTTGTTATGGTTGGTGTGATATCTGCTTGTGCTCATTTAGGTGCTCTTGCAATTGGGGAGAAAGCTCATGAGTATGTGATGAGAAATAATTTGGATTTGAATGTGATTCTTGGGACAGCTGTTGTTGATATGTATGCAAGATGTGGGAATGTTGAGAAAGCTATTCGGGTTTTTGAGGAAATGGAAGAGAAGGATGTACTTTGTTGGACAGGTATGGTTTCTGGATTAGCCATGCATGGTTATGCAGAGAAAGCGCTAGAGTATTATTATGTAATGGTGAAAACAGGAATAGTTCCTAGAGATATTACATTTACTGCAGTGTTGAAAGCTTGTAGTCATGGAGGGTTGGTAGAAAAGGGTCTAGAAATATTTGAAAGCATGAAAAGAGATCACAGGGTAGAGCCGAGATTGGAGCATTATGGATGTATGGTTGATCTTCTTGGAAGGGCAGGGAAGTTGGAAGAGGCGGAGAATTTTATTCTGGAAATGCCTGTGAAGCCAAATGCTCCAATATGGGGAGCATTGCTAGGAGCTTGCAGAATTCATAGAAATGTCAAAGTTGGGGAAAGGGTGGGAAAGATTTTGATTGAGATGAAACCAGAACACAGTGGTTATTATGTGTTGCTATCAAACATATATGCGCGCACAAACAAGTGGAAAGATGTTACTATCATGAGAAAATTGATGAAGGAAAAAGGGGTTAGAAAACCACCTGGATATAGTCTCATTGAGATAgatggaaaaattcatgagtTTACCATTGGAGATAAATCACATCCAGAAATAGAAAAAATTGAAAGGATGTGGGAAGATATACTGCAAAAAATAAAGTTAGCAGGATACATAGGAAATACTGGTGAGGCATTGTTTGACATAGATGAAGAGGAGAAAGAAGATTCACTTCACAGTCATAGTGAGAAACTGGCCATTGCCTATGGAATTATGAAGATTCAAGCTCCAACACCTATTCGGATCGTAAAAAACTTGAGAGTCTGTGAAGATTGTCACATGGCTACGAAGCTAATCTCGAAGGTTTTCAATGTAGAGTTAATTGTTAGAGATAGAAACAGGTTCCATCATTTTAAAAAAGGTGTATGTTCTTGTATGGATTACTGGTAAGGGAGCTATGCAACTTCTGAGGGGTTTAAAATTTTCAGAAATGTATTGCCAATGGAAGGAAGATATGTGAGAAGTTGTATGTGTGTGCTCCATAAATTCTTCAAAATCCAATATAAAAATTATACAAATAATAACAAACAAATTTTAAGGCAGTGATTTATACACATTTTCAATTTTTGTACAAACGCTGTAATACATTTTCACACATTACAAATAATTTTGGGCCGGTTTATTGCACCCTATGTGTTTCTTATAGACCTTATGAAAACCTAAACTTACTCTCCCCAAAAGAGAACACTCGGACATATTCATATTTAGCCATCGAGtttgatttttttaaaatgtGAAAAGATGTAAGTAATTTATCAGCATGGAAGATAACTTCTGAACATCAAGTAATATGGTTAGGATGTTATCTTTTGGATCATAACATTTTATACATGAACAGTTTTTTAAACTCTCACTCAAAACTGTCATATTTTTTAAAATcctttaaaaatattttctatttttattcaattattatgTTTGGTAACACAATCAATCTGTATTTTGACATCATAAATTTCATAATTGTCTTCAATTACATGTAATCACCATTTGTATCTTTAGTCAATGATTAATAATCTAGCATTTTTTTCTATGCAGAACTTATCTGAAAGATAACTTCTAAAATCGTTTAAATGGTTTCACTAATTTTGATGACTAAAACAAGGAGGTAAATGCATACAACAAAATAGGATGTGCGTCTAACATTATGCGTGTTTCAAAAGAGAACAAATTGGAAAATTTTCCTGAACTAAAAGGAAATCTAAACAAGACCTATATGCTGTTTTtcaatttaaaattaaatttattttctacAAGGATATGTAAGTCCTGATCAAGCAAACAGAGTAGTATCTTTTATCAATAAAAAAATGCAAGCAAAATAAACATCTCAATGTAACTCATGCAAATATGATAGAGAGCTACAAAGTTGGCAGTTAATTGTAATAACTGATGTATTGAAAATACCCCAAATGATAGGGAACCATATCTGACAGACTGACATAGATATTACAAATACTGATTAGTGGGCAACATGCAAGTTCATACAGGGTACAAAAACACCTGTTTTTCATTTTCAAGGGAGTCCAGTCAGAAGGGTAAGTATTTAAATAAATTAGGCATCAATGTGATGAAAATGAGTTATACTTGTTTTGATATGATTATACAGGAGATAGAGATGCTATATAAGAACCATCACAGTACTTTACACTTTTTAGTGTACATGAACACAGGGAAGACGTAATGTAACTGCTGCTTCTGGAATGCCAAAGGAATTACTGCAATCTCGAAAGCTTTCACTACCGGCAGATTTTAATTCAGACTTTTCACAAGTAGATTTCAAAGCAACGCTCAGGCCACTTGATACCGGTTCAGACACAAAACTGCAACATCACAAGATAAACCAAATACTATTCAGGTTTCAAATAACTAGGTAAGGAGAAACCAGTTTTAATTCAGAGTTGTGCACAGCAAAACTCGCAGAGCTGCTCATGAAATTCTACTTAAGCTCGTTACAACTCAAGACTAATCAGCAGGTTAACACAATGAATTGTCACTATGAAAGAATATCCTCAATGTATTGGAGCTAGTAGGTACACAAAAAGT encodes:
- the LOC127125497 gene encoding pentatricopeptide repeat-containing protein At5g06540, which codes for MSNIGVTSNSILQKLKLKNPKLVLLSQCSNIHDLKIIHAHMLRTHLFFDVFASSRIIAFCIDHTAKFLTYAIKVFSQIHNPNLFIFNALIRGCSISENPENSFHYYIQSQRIGLLPDNITHPFLAKACAQLESFTMGTQVHGQIVKHGFQRDFYVQHSLVYMYASLCDLKSARCVFKRMGRFDVASWTCMIKGYHKCGDVESARELFDRMPEKNLVTWSTMISGYSRNSRFDKAVEMFEILQADGVVANEVVMVGVISACAHLGALAIGEKAHEYVMRNNLDLNVILGTAVVDMYARCGNVEKAIRVFEEMEEKDVLCWTGMVSGLAMHGYAEKALEYYYVMVKTGIVPRDITFTAVLKACSHGGLVEKGLEIFESMKRDHRVEPRLEHYGCMVDLLGRAGKLEEAENFILEMPVKPNAPIWGALLGACRIHRNVKVGERVGKILIEMKPEHSGYYVLLSNIYARTNKWKDVTIMRKLMKEKGVRKPPGYSLIEIDGKIHEFTIGDKSHPEIEKIERMWEDILQKIKLAGYIGNTGEALFDIDEEEKEDSLHSHSEKLAIAYGIMKIQAPTPIRIVKNLRVCEDCHMATKLISKVFNVELIVRDRNRFHHFKKGVCSCMDYW